The window ACCTCTTTTGCCTTTGTTTCCCATCCATCCTTACCAGGGAAAAAATCATCATTAACTCCTACCCTCAACTCACAACTCTTAAATCCTACTTTTTTTGCAAACTCAACTCTTTCTTTATCATACGACATCATAAATCCTATTCTCATTTTTACCTCCTTTTTTTGAACTTTTAAAATTCTTTATTTTATGGTATTATAAAACTCAAAAAAAATATGTCAAGGAGAAAAAAATGGACTGGTATGAATATAAAAAAGAAAATGGAGTAAAACTTATTTATAAAAGATTTCCAGAATTTCATTCTGTTGCTGTTGGTGTATTCATAAAAACAGGAAGTAGATTTGAAAACCCTGAATATGCTGGTATTTCACATTTTATTGAACATCTTTTATTTAAGGGAACAAAAAATAGAAGTTGTAATGAAATAAAGGAAGCGATTGAAGGAGTTGGAGGAAGTTTTAATGGTTTTACATCTGCTGAAGGAACCTGTTACTGGATTAAAATTCTTGATAAATACTTAAATTTAAGTTTTGATGTTCTATCTGATATGATAAAAAATCCACTTTTAAAAGAAGAGGATATTGAAAAAGAAAGAAATGTAATTATTGAAGAGATAAATATGTACAGGGATATACCTGCAAAATATGTTCATGAATTATTTGATACTCTGATTTTTGGACAACATCCTCTTGGTATGCCAATAGCAGGAACTCCTGAAACATTAACAAGAATAAAAAGAGAGGATATTGTTGATTATATAGATAAAAAATATTCAGGAGCAAACATTGTTGTAAGTGTTGCAGGAAAATTTGAAGTTAAAGAAATGAAAAAGTTATTTGACAAATTTTTTGATGGGATTGAAAGAAAAAAAGAAAATCAATTTGAAAAATGGGATAAAAAAGATAATGGTCCAAAAGTTAAACTTTTAATAAAAGATACAGAACAAACACATATTTCATTTGGAGGTTTCACATATTCTTACCAGGACGAAAGGAAATACCCATTATCTATTTTAAATGTAATTCTTGGTGGAAATATGAGCAGCAGATTATTCAACAGAATAAGGGAAAATCTTGGACTTGCTTATGAAATAAGAAGTTTTATAAGACAGTACAAAGATACAGGAATTTATAATATTTCTGCTGGTGTATCCGGTGAAAATCTTGAAAAAGCGATGGTTGAAATTGTAAAAGAATTGAAGGAAATAAAAG is drawn from bacterium and contains these coding sequences:
- a CDS encoding pitrilysin family protein, whose amino-acid sequence is MDWYEYKKENGVKLIYKRFPEFHSVAVGVFIKTGSRFENPEYAGISHFIEHLLFKGTKNRSCNEIKEAIEGVGGSFNGFTSAEGTCYWIKILDKYLNLSFDVLSDMIKNPLLKEEDIEKERNVIIEEINMYRDIPAKYVHELFDTLIFGQHPLGMPIAGTPETLTRIKREDIVDYIDKKYSGANIVVSVAGKFEVKEMKKLFDKFFDGIERKKENQFEKWDKKDNGPKVKLLIKDTEQTHISFGGFTYSYQDERKYPLSILNVILGGNMSSRLFNRIRENLGLAYEIRSFIRQYKDTGIYNISAGVSGENLEKAMVEIVKELKEIKEKGVKEDEVERAKRFLISQFLMGLEDNLEYMLWIGEQKLLKEKMEKINEIVKKVEKVKKEEVEEIAKDIYKKENSYLAVISKKGDETKLKEIIGEL